In Halobaculum magnesiiphilum, the following proteins share a genomic window:
- a CDS encoding acetylglutamate/acetylaminoadipate kinase, translating to MSWPGAAAVADGEVLPDGGDGPPVVVKLGGARAVDPAGAVGDVAHLVANGRDVVVVHGGSTAVDDLLDRLGIESEYVETPSGVTGRFTDAETMEAFTMAMAGQVNTDLVTAMKNAGVDAVGLSGVDGGLLTGPRKSAVRVVEDGKKKIKRGDHSGTPKQVNEGLLSTLLADGYTPVVSPPMFGMESESEGTPVNTDADRAAAAVAGALGAELVVLTDVAGVYADPDDPDTLIESVATGDEYDALTDAAEGFMTRKVMAATEALESGATAVTVADANVRDPIVAALDGAGTRIERSALIDGGEAHAGGDAADAEVDG from the coding sequence GTGAGCTGGCCCGGCGCCGCCGCGGTCGCGGACGGCGAGGTCCTGCCCGACGGCGGCGACGGCCCGCCCGTCGTCGTGAAGCTCGGCGGCGCGCGCGCCGTCGACCCCGCGGGCGCCGTCGGCGACGTGGCTCACCTCGTCGCGAACGGCCGCGACGTGGTCGTCGTCCACGGCGGCTCGACCGCCGTCGACGACCTGCTGGACCGCCTCGGCATCGAGTCGGAGTACGTCGAGACGCCCTCGGGTGTCACCGGCCGCTTCACCGACGCCGAGACGATGGAGGCGTTCACGATGGCGATGGCGGGGCAGGTGAACACCGACCTCGTCACCGCGATGAAGAACGCCGGCGTCGACGCCGTCGGCCTCTCGGGCGTCGACGGCGGCCTCCTGACCGGCCCCCGGAAATCGGCCGTCCGCGTCGTCGAGGACGGCAAGAAGAAGATCAAGCGCGGCGACCACTCCGGCACGCCCAAGCAGGTCAACGAGGGTCTCCTGTCGACCCTGCTCGCTGACGGCTACACGCCCGTCGTGTCGCCGCCGATGTTCGGCATGGAGTCCGAGAGCGAGGGCACCCCGGTGAACACCGACGCCGACCGCGCGGCCGCGGCCGTCGCGGGCGCGCTCGGCGCGGAGCTGGTGGTCCTCACGGACGTGGCCGGCGTGTACGCCGACCCGGACGACCCCGACACGCTCATCGAGTCGGTCGCCACGGGCGACGAGTACGACGCGCTCACCGACGCCGCCGAGGGGTTCATGACCCGGAAGGTGATGGCGGCGACCGAGGCGCTCGAATCCGGCGCGACGGCGGTGACCGTCGCCGACGCGAACGTCCGCGACCCCATCGTCGCCGCGCTCGACGGCGCCGGGACGCGTATCGAGCGCTCGGCCCTGATCGACGGCGGCGAAGCCCACGCCGGAGGCGACGCCGCCGACGCGGAGGTGGACGGATGA
- a CDS encoding [LysW]-lysine hydrolase: MLAVPNPVDPDDALDTEGRQLLYDLVSTPSVSGEEADAAAVLVEFLEAHGREAFVDEVGNVRAPADDSLLLTSHVDTVPGEVPVDVADGDEELGVEGPVLWGRGSVDATGPLAAMAVAAVETGVSFVGVTGEETDSRGARHLVETRDAPEAVINGEPSGWDAVTLGYRGLISGTYVATSESGHTSRPDPNAVEHAIHWWQRVEGAFDYYDYGAVFEQVTTKPVAVDGGLSEDGLSMEATMDVQFRVPPSLDPEDVRERADAELDVGTVHWNEPIPPVMGSPRDPVATALRGGIRKAGGDPRLLRKTGTADVNLFAGAWDVPMATYGPGDSALDHAPDERLPLREFDRSVDVLTDASRRLRGRTDG, from the coding sequence ATGCTGGCCGTTCCCAACCCCGTCGACCCGGACGACGCGCTCGACACGGAGGGTCGCCAGTTGCTGTACGACCTCGTGTCGACGCCGTCCGTCTCCGGCGAGGAGGCCGACGCGGCGGCGGTGCTCGTCGAGTTCCTCGAGGCGCACGGCCGCGAGGCGTTCGTCGACGAGGTGGGCAACGTCCGCGCGCCGGCCGACGACTCCCTGCTGCTCACCTCCCACGTCGACACGGTGCCCGGCGAGGTGCCGGTCGACGTCGCCGACGGCGACGAGGAACTGGGCGTCGAGGGCCCCGTGCTGTGGGGCCGCGGCAGCGTCGACGCCACGGGGCCGCTGGCGGCGATGGCCGTCGCGGCCGTCGAGACCGGCGTCTCGTTCGTCGGCGTCACCGGCGAGGAGACCGACTCCCGGGGCGCGCGCCACCTCGTCGAGACCCGCGACGCGCCGGAGGCCGTGATCAACGGCGAGCCGTCCGGCTGGGACGCCGTGACGCTCGGCTACCGCGGGCTGATCTCCGGCACCTACGTCGCGACCAGCGAGTCGGGACACACCTCCCGGCCGGACCCCAACGCCGTCGAGCACGCGATCCACTGGTGGCAGCGCGTCGAGGGCGCGTTCGACTACTACGACTACGGCGCCGTCTTCGAGCAGGTGACGACCAAACCCGTCGCCGTCGACGGCGGCCTCTCGGAGGACGGCCTCTCGATGGAGGCGACGATGGACGTGCAGTTCCGCGTGCCGCCGTCGCTCGACCCCGAGGACGTTCGCGAGCGCGCCGACGCCGAACTCGACGTCGGGACGGTCCACTGGAACGAGCCGATCCCGCCGGTGATGGGGAGCCCGCGCGACCCCGTGGCGACGGCGCTGCGGGGCGGGATCCGGAAGGCGGGGGGCGACCCGCGTCTGCTCCGCAAGACCGGCACCGCCGACGTGAACCTGTTCGCCGGCGCCTGGGACGTGCCGATGGCGACGTACGGCCCCGGCGACTCCGCGCTGGATCACGCGCCCGACGAACGGCTCCCCCTGCGGGAGTTCGACCGCTCGGTCGACGTGTTGACCGACGCCTCGCGACGATTGCGAGGCCGAACCGACGGCTGA
- the lysW gene encoding lysine biosynthesis protein LysW: MTEAECVECGGTVALHDDLEIGEIVDCETCGAELEVVDVSPPVLDRAPELEEDWGE; this comes from the coding sequence ATGACCGAAGCCGAATGCGTCGAGTGCGGGGGCACGGTGGCCCTGCACGACGACCTGGAGATCGGAGAGATCGTCGACTGTGAAACGTGCGGCGCCGAACTGGAGGTCGTCGACGTCTCCCCGCCGGTCCTCGATCGAGCCCCGGAGCTCGAAGAGGACTGGGGGGAGTAA
- a CDS encoding aspartate aminotransferase family protein, translated as MSAFEDPSDAGEGFVFSEKPIQLESGEGVHLTASDGTEYLDFGASYACTPLGHCPPAVVDAVQEQAAELLYVQASYPNSARTELYERLGAVAPGDLSKVWLCNSGTEANEAAMKFARSATGREKVVATKRGFHGRTLGALAMTWKKKYRAPFEPVAGGVEFVDYGDEEALAEAVGDETAAVFLEPVQGEGGINPAGDGYLQSARDLTADAGAALVFDEIQTGMGRTGDLWACEGAGVQPDILTTAKGVASGLPLGATLCADWIADGAASHGSTFSGNPVVAAAANATLEELVANDVPGNAAKVGEYLTTQLAEAVEEHDLPVRDVRGEGLMIGVEVKRGANRYLRDLAMEHQILALPAGRSVVRLLPPLVINEGHAREVVDALTEVL; from the coding sequence ATGAGCGCCTTCGAGGACCCCAGCGACGCGGGCGAGGGGTTCGTCTTCTCCGAGAAGCCGATCCAACTGGAGTCCGGAGAGGGCGTCCACCTCACCGCCAGCGACGGCACCGAGTACCTCGATTTCGGCGCGAGCTACGCCTGCACCCCGCTCGGGCACTGCCCGCCGGCCGTGGTCGACGCGGTGCAAGAACAGGCGGCCGAGTTGCTGTACGTGCAGGCGTCGTACCCGAACAGCGCTCGCACGGAACTGTACGAACGCCTCGGCGCGGTCGCCCCCGGCGACCTCTCGAAGGTGTGGCTCTGTAACTCCGGCACGGAGGCCAACGAGGCGGCGATGAAGTTCGCGCGCTCGGCGACGGGTCGCGAGAAGGTCGTCGCCACGAAGCGCGGCTTCCACGGCCGCACGCTGGGCGCGCTGGCGATGACGTGGAAGAAGAAGTACCGCGCCCCCTTCGAGCCCGTCGCCGGCGGCGTCGAGTTCGTCGATTACGGCGACGAGGAGGCGCTCGCGGAGGCGGTCGGCGACGAGACCGCAGCCGTCTTCCTCGAACCCGTGCAGGGCGAGGGCGGGATCAACCCCGCCGGCGACGGGTACCTGCAGTCGGCTCGCGATCTGACGGCGGACGCGGGCGCGGCGCTCGTGTTCGACGAGATCCAGACCGGGATGGGCCGCACCGGCGACCTGTGGGCCTGCGAGGGCGCGGGCGTCCAGCCCGATATCCTGACGACGGCGAAGGGCGTCGCCTCCGGCCTCCCGCTGGGCGCGACGCTGTGTGCCGACTGGATCGCCGACGGCGCCGCCAGCCACGGGTCGACGTTCTCGGGCAACCCGGTCGTCGCCGCCGCGGCCAACGCGACGCTGGAGGAGCTCGTCGCCAACGACGTGCCCGGCAACGCGGCGAAAGTGGGCGAGTACCTCACGACCCAACTGGCGGAGGCCGTCGAGGAACACGACCTCCCCGTCCGCGACGTGCGCGGCGAGGGGCTGATGATCGGCGTCGAGGTGAAGCGGGGGGCGAACCGCTACCTCCGCGACCTCGCCATGGAACACCAGATCCTCGCGCTACCGGCCGGTCGCTCGGTCGTGCGCCTGCTGCCGCCGCTCGTGATCAACGAGGGCCACGCCCGCGAGGTCGTCGACGCGCTGACGGAGGTGCTGTAG
- the lysX gene encoding lysine biosynthesis protein LysX, which produces MKIGLLYSRIRKDEKLLLSELRERGHEVAKIDVRKQRFGLASTSADVTDCDLVIDRCLATSRSLYATRFLSAYGVPVINSPETAAVCADKVKNSLALEAAGVPTPATEVAFTKEAAMEAIEDFGYPCVVKPVVGSWGRLMAKIDSETAAEAILEHKATLGHYEHKVFYVQEYVDKPGRDIRVLACDGEPVAAMTRSSDHWLTNAAKGGETATFDLDDEAKELVATASDAVGGGLLGVDLMETKDGEYTVHEVNHTVEFKALNEASAVDVPAAVVDWLELKAEVAEEAVATA; this is translated from the coding sequence ATGAAGATCGGCCTGCTCTACTCCCGGATCCGAAAGGACGAGAAGCTCCTCCTGTCGGAGCTTCGCGAGCGCGGCCACGAGGTCGCGAAGATCGACGTGCGCAAGCAGCGGTTCGGCCTCGCTTCGACGAGCGCCGACGTGACCGACTGCGATCTGGTGATCGACCGCTGTCTCGCCACCTCCCGGTCGCTGTACGCGACGCGGTTCCTGTCGGCGTACGGCGTGCCGGTGATCAACAGTCCCGAGACCGCCGCGGTCTGTGCGGACAAGGTGAAGAACAGCCTCGCGCTGGAGGCGGCGGGCGTGCCGACGCCGGCGACGGAGGTCGCGTTCACGAAGGAGGCCGCGATGGAGGCCATCGAGGACTTCGGCTACCCCTGCGTGGTCAAGCCGGTCGTCGGCTCGTGGGGCAGGCTGATGGCGAAGATCGACTCCGAGACCGCCGCCGAGGCGATCCTGGAGCACAAGGCGACCCTCGGGCACTACGAGCACAAGGTGTTCTACGTGCAGGAGTACGTCGACAAGCCCGGCCGCGACATCCGCGTGCTGGCCTGCGACGGAGAACCCGTCGCCGCCATGACGCGCTCCTCCGACCACTGGCTCACCAACGCCGCGAAGGGCGGCGAGACGGCCACCTTCGACCTCGACGACGAGGCGAAAGAACTCGTTGCGACCGCGAGCGACGCGGTCGGCGGCGGCCTGCTCGGCGTCGACCTGATGGAGACGAAGGACGGCGAGTACACGGTTCACGAGGTGAACCACACCGTCGAGTTCAAGGCGCTGAACGAGGCGAGCGCGGTCGACGTGCCCGCGGCGGTCGTCGACTGGCTCGAACTGAAGGCGGAAGTGGCCGAGGAGGCGGTGGCGACGGCATGA
- the argC gene encoding N-acetyl-gamma-glutamyl-phosphate reductase, with protein MSEDERSESSTTSGERSDPRVAVADGGTEQLTASVVGASGFAGGELCRLLTGHPDFELAQATSREYENKTLGYAHPNLRGVDLRFSSPEDLESVDVLFASTPHGVSMEHIDAFRDAAGTVVDLSADFRLNEAADYDEWYDGHVAPEHLADATYALPELGREKLEGADLIASGGCNATATMLALKPLVDSGVITPDDRVVADLKVGSSEGGAGGGAASSHPERSGVVRPYAPTGHRHEAEIQQELGLSLSFTVHAVDMTRGAAATCHAFPSERVTTGDLWGAYREAYDDEPFVRLVAGGGGVYRYPEPKAVAGTNYAEVGFELDPENGRVVAFSAIDNVMKGAAGQAVHAANVALGLEETAGLDFQGLHPVGSP; from the coding sequence ATGAGCGAGGACGAGCGCAGCGAGTCCTCGACAACGAGCGGGGAGCGGAGCGACCCGCGAGTCGCCGTCGCCGACGGCGGTACCGAGCAACTCACCGCCTCCGTCGTCGGCGCCTCCGGCTTCGCGGGCGGGGAACTGTGTCGCCTGCTGACGGGCCATCCCGACTTCGAACTCGCGCAGGCGACGAGCCGCGAGTACGAGAACAAGACGCTCGGCTACGCCCACCCGAACCTGCGCGGGGTCGACCTGCGCTTCTCCTCGCCGGAGGATCTGGAGTCGGTGGACGTGCTGTTCGCCTCCACCCCGCACGGCGTCTCGATGGAGCACATCGACGCCTTCCGCGACGCCGCGGGCACCGTGGTTGACCTCTCGGCGGACTTCCGGCTGAACGAGGCGGCCGACTACGACGAGTGGTACGACGGCCACGTCGCGCCCGAACACCTCGCGGACGCCACGTACGCGCTCCCCGAGTTGGGCCGCGAGAAGCTGGAGGGCGCGGACCTCATCGCCTCCGGCGGCTGCAACGCGACGGCGACGATGCTGGCGCTGAAGCCGCTGGTCGATTCCGGTGTAATCACGCCCGACGACCGCGTCGTCGCGGACCTGAAGGTCGGCTCCTCGGAGGGCGGCGCCGGCGGCGGCGCCGCCTCCAGCCACCCGGAGCGCTCGGGCGTCGTGCGCCCGTACGCGCCGACGGGCCACCGCCACGAGGCGGAGATCCAGCAGGAACTCGGCCTCTCGCTGTCGTTCACCGTCCACGCGGTCGACATGACCCGCGGGGCGGCGGCGACGTGCCACGCCTTCCCGAGCGAGCGCGTCACCACGGGCGACCTGTGGGGCGCCTACCGCGAGGCGTACGACGACGAGCCGTTCGTCCGCCTCGTCGCCGGCGGCGGCGGCGTGTACCGCTACCCCGAGCCGAAGGCCGTGGCCGGGACGAACTACGCCGAGGTCGGCTTCGAGCTCGACCCCGAGAACGGCCGCGTGGTCGCCTTCTCGGCCATCGACAACGTGATGAAGGGCGCGGCGGGGCAGGCGGTCCACGCCGCCAACGTCGCGCTCGGGCTGGAGGAGACGGCCGGCCTCGACTTCCAGGGGCTCCACCCCGTGGGATCGCCGTGA